A genomic stretch from Meriones unguiculatus strain TT.TT164.6M chromosome 15, Bangor_MerUng_6.1, whole genome shotgun sequence includes:
- the LOC110554545 gene encoding UDP-glucuronosyltransferase 1A8-like: protein MAPAKCPASLPLCVCLLLASGFAQAGRLLVVPMDGSHWFTMQMIVEKLSHRGHEVVVVKPEVSWQLGKSLNFTVKIYSVSYTLEDLNHHFNFFAQTQWKTQEVGMFALLKNSGKGFFDLLFSHCRSLFNDKELVEYLKQSAFDAVFLDPFDVCGLTVAKYFSLPSVVFSGGIFCHYLEDGAQCPSPPSYVPRFLLKFTDTMTFKERVWNYLSHMKERAFCPYFFKTATDIASEVLQTPVTMRDLFSSVSIWLFRTDFVLDFPRPVMPNMVYVGGLNCQQGKPLSKVCYIFFST, encoded by the coding sequence ATGGCTCCTGCGAAGTGTCCAGCctcccttcctctgtgtgtgtgtctgctgttGGCCTCTGGCTTTGCCCAGGCAGGCAGGCTGCTGGTGGTGCCCATGGACGGGAGCCACTGGTTCACCATGCAGATGATTGTGGAGAAACTCAGCCACAGAGGGCACGAGGTGGTAGTAGTCAAACCAGAGGTGAGCTGGCAACTGGGAAAATCACTGAATTTTACAGTGAAAATTTACTCCGTTTCTTACACTCTGGAAGATTTGAACCACCACTTCAATTTTTTTgctcaaactcaatggaaaactCAAGAAGTAGGAATGTTTGCTCTACTAAAGAATTCAGGCAAAGGTTTCTTTGACTTATTATTTTCACACTGTAGGAGTTTGTTTAACGACAAGGAGTTAGTGGAGTACTTGAAGCAGAGTGCTTTTGATGCTGTGTTTCTGGATCCTTTCGATGTGTGTGGCTTAACTGTTGCCAAGTACTTTTCACTCCCATCTGTGGTCTTCAGCGGAGGAATATTTTGTCACTACCTTGAAGACGGTGCCCAGTGCCCCAGTCCCCCGTCTTATGTTCCAAGATTTCTCTTAAAATTCACAGACACCATGACTTTCAAGGAGAGAGTGTGGAACTATCTCTCCCACATGAAGGAGCGTGCATTTTGCCCCTATTTCTTCAAAACTGCTACAGACATTGCCTCTGAAGTTCTCCAGACCCCAGTGACTATGAGAGACCTCTTCAGCTCAGTGTCCATTTGGTTGTTTCGCACTGACTTTGTGCTGGACTTTCCCAGACCTGTCATGCCCAACATGGTCTACGTTGGTGGACTCAACTGCCAGCAGGGGAAGCCACTTTCTAAGGTATGTTATATCTTCTTTAGCACATGA